The DNA segment AGTAAGAGAAGtaacaatgtatatttcttctcacgccaaaatactaaaaagttaacagttataattaataaatgatcgacaacttttaataaaattaccttaaaaatctcataaatgtctttattttgacatttcatTGCTGTTTACCCCAACATATAAAGTAATGTTGAAATGAAACTTTCTTCGACTGTCATATTAGTCGTGAACTTATAGGTAAACAgtcaaaaaataagaaaagaaaaatttgctttttaatCACTTATTATAACTATTCAATTAAATGATACATTATCGGAACTGATATTTATTTGCTAACcgaaaaatatcttttaaatttgagactaatataattttcccAATGTGTTTACTGACTGACTGAAACTACTTTTTTTTGCAGAAATGACACCCAAAGCTGTTGCAACCAATTGCGCCAACTGCACACCGGCACAGAAGCATTTAGCAAACTTATTCTTCACAAAGTTACAACAAAACCTGCCCCAGGAATACGACAACTTCGTACAAAAATACGATCCCAAAGGCGAATACATGGACTCTTTCCTCAAAAGCGTACAAGGGGCCTGAACATAACATTTTGTAACATCTTGACATAacgcattaataataaacgtttttattcaatacattctTATCATTTACCTGTACACTAGTTAAGAAGATCTTAGCTTAGTGTGATTTATTGGGATGTAAGACTACGGCAAGTTATCATGGGAAAAAATCatgtgataaattaaattcagacAATGTGTATATGTGGACAGTAATTAGATTACAGcgtatgaaatgaaaaaagcaGTCTCAGACCTTGAATCAAAAGTATTTCTGTGAGAAGTATTTAAGGATGTAtcctctgaggtcgtagatcgAATCCACCTAGAAAGAATCGAATGTATAGAATTAAgcaataataaagaattacaaTGCATTTCGCTTCAGTGGCCAATTCGTCTACTCTACTAACtcctaaataatttttagaagttagtttattttatgcgAACAACATTAAAGATAATCACTTCATAGAAAAAAGTCAGCAAAAtacctacaaaaaaaatatattattttttgaaaccTCGTTGGCagaaaacatttgaataacacaaaaaaatataactcgaaaactatataaaattcgCGGAACATACATGGGGTATTATCGTACACGCCCATGTGTGAggaatcaaaaaaaaaatattgacgtCACTAATTGGATCAACCTGTATAGCTTTACGTTTGGTCCATCTATCCTAGGACGGTCTTAAGTCTTGTTCTCTATAAGCAATAAATTTGATATCATGGGCAATAGTCCGGCGAGGATCAAGCTTTGTCAGATGAGATGgcggtaaataatatatcataatatgaATCAGAATACAACATCTTCACATACTATGTTATCATTGgcaaggtaatttttttagggTTTCACTACATTaaacaagtgtttttttttctattttaagaGTGCAACTAGGTGTCCTTTATGCTTGATGTAGATGTTTCTCTTCATTAATCAgtctttgtaaataatttttgaagaaaaactTCTTCAGGCGCATgaggttaattttttaacgtcACAAAAATGTGCAGCGATTTTTGTCGAAGATAAAGGAGAGAGCGATTGTGAAAGATTgaaagagagtgagaaagggagatcgagaaaaaaatacattggttaatgtattcgtttagtagttgcatattagaactttagatggaaattctgtcgcatcTGTGTTAACTGCATCTTGTAGTACAATtagaagatttttatttatttttattatcattagcacgtaaacagtgtgaatatacaaatacaggGAGTGATCTTATgatggtacatgatcatctattttaccattgtaataattaatttacagagaaatttcacttctgtgtactttgtactcacgtacatttttaaaattagtaaatgttttgttttccaacttaaaaattagacaattatttttataaataaatgagttaATTGTCACGATAATAATCATGAAGGCAGTTCTGTTAGTGAAatgaattcatattattagaATGCCAAggctggattattattatgactatgtaaaaattatcatcTTTACAAAACGGTTTACAATGTTGAATCAAGTGTAATAATTAACGTCAACTGCTctgtacttatttaaaaaaccagACGTGTGAATTTGTAGTCTATGGACAAAGATcggattattttaatatttgaagttatacttcttttggtgcGTTATGGAAACTGATAAGGGTAAATTTCGACTCCATGAAGTtagttattttagttttttctgaTATCTAAATACactttattgaagttatatacttcttttggtgcgttaataaaattacataacttaatgatatatgtatatatagagcagagttggcctagtggcttcagcgtgcgactcccatacctgaggtcgtaggttcgatccccggcagtgcaccaatggagtttctttctatgtgcgcatttaacatttgctcgaacggtgaaggaaaacatcgtgaggaaaccgacacgtcttagactcaaaaagtcgacggcgtgtgtcaggcactggaggctgatcacctacttgcctattagatttaaaatgatcatgaaacagattcagaaatctgaggccaagacctaaaaaagttgtagcgccactgttttatttatttatttagttgataaaagggcctgggactaaggcttggcaggctacttctaattaatttgccatatttgttttaaaatatgtattttttgatgttttgCTTTTtcaaaagagtaccgagagttttttacgccagCTTTTTATCTCGGCCCACACCGTCTGACTTCTTTGCAGATGCGTAGGGATGCTCATGCAAACTTAAtgacctgtatcttatattccaaaataaacatattttattttgtggtcAAGAAGCTAGGCTGCAGGGGAGTGTCCAAACTCTTCTTTCCTAAAAAGGGACCTCATTGACCTTAAAGCACTTTGTGTCTCCAGAAATATTCTCCCGATAATTATGGGCAAGTTGGAGCCCCTCACGGGGCACGTTTTACGTgcaatttttctttcttacaTATTTGACAATTTTATGGCAGAATTTTTCCTGCTGAGATCTTTGCTCAATCAACACGTCGTAAAGCCCACACCGGGATAGCCTCATCGCAGTCTTTAGCTCCAAATCGCACCCGAAACAGTTATATTGTATGCGTTACTGTTGAATAAAAAACGTACACTACATAATAATCCTGCATCAAAAAGTTATCTGACCAAAAGAGGATACAAAAACATATCTTAATTATTAGTGATTTTTTCGAACAATGTAAATCATGAGTTCGCAAATTTGAAGGTTGCTTAGAATTATATAAGACGAGCTCCATTTCAGTTGATGTTATACTTGAAGCATCCTTTGATCTAACGAGTATTGTCTTGGATTTGGGATTAAATTAATCGGTaagtatttttgataaatataaaatatatatttgataaatagaCTATGATATCCAGAGAAACCACTCCTTCATTTATCTATTCCCGTCATTGCTACTCTGCAGCGATAGCGATCCTGAAGTATAAAAATTGGACTTTCCAATCTCAAAAGcgcaatatataaaagttggGATCGCTATCGCTTTTGGAAGTTCTGcctgttatttatatagtctTTGAGTAACTTCGTATGATTATTGCCCGATACCCAGCAACGCATTTGGCAAATTCATATTGTTacgagtgcccatgggcggcggtaagcgtttaacttaaatttctCGTATCacattcataattaattaatactttataatttatttatttaacaatacgagacgataattttataattgcttaaataagtattattttaaaccaatATATGTAgctagtatttaaattttatacctaGCACAAAtcacacgaaaataaacgccattaaaaagtaaattgcaATCTTCAGATATCAACAATGAAGTTTCTCGTGTTGGTTGCCATCGTTGCCGTTGCTCTAGCTGAAGAGGATTTGGAAAAGGCGATCGCTGATCCCCAGAAATTGCAAAGCTTCGTCAATTGCTTCCTTGATCGGGCACCATGCACCCCGGAACCAGCTAAATTTAAAGGTAAGGACGAGATAGTAGGAGAACTAGCAGTGTATATTTCTTCTCACACCAAAATGCTAAAAGTTAacagttataattaatcaatgatcgataatttttagtaatattaccttaaaaatatcatatatgtcTTTGGCATCTTGGCAATTCTTTTCTGTATTAAGGCTTAACATTTATAGTAATGTTGAAATGAAACTTTCTTCGAATGTCATATTAGCCCTGAACTTTCATATTTATTGGTAAACAGccaaaaaacaacaaaagaaaaatttgctttttaatcaattattataactatttatttaaataatgctttATCTGAACTGATAAGTATTTGCTAACcgaaaaatatcttttaaatttgagACTGGTTTAATTTTCCCAATGTGTTTACTGACTGACTGAAACTTCTTTTTTTGCAGAAATGACACCCAAAGCTGTTGCAACCAATTGCGCCAACTGCACACCAGCACAGAAGCATTTAGCTAACGTATTCTTCACAAAGTTACAACAAAACCTGCCCCAGGAATATGACAACTTCGTACAAAAATACGATCCCAAAGGCGAATACATGGACTCTTTCCTCAAAAGCGTACAAGGTGCTTAAACATAACATTTGGTAATAGATTTCTTTACAATGTACATGCCATAATAAACGTTTTCATTCAATACATCTTATTATTTACCATTAGACTTTACAGTATCTATAATCGtatataaattctataaatataataagacgAATgtcatttcaatttatttattatttattttgataaaaactacaatggttaaaaaggtttttataattaataatatgtaaatgggACCTTTTTCACTATCTTAATGTAGTAGTAGACTTAtctttaaattagttttttatttaaatttaatattaatcttgaatttttataaaaactaaaatattaaaattttaaaagtcgaTGAAACGAAAAAGCAACAGTAAAAAGTAGTAGAAGAGTGAAAATGAGAAGTTTTCacttcacaatttttttaaaataatgaataggtaaataaactttaaaattttcatctaattttttctgtttttttttttaatcagaaTATGATCAAGATATAGAATAATGATAAATTGATTGATACTATTAGGTCGATACCTCTATGGAGAAGAATGTGATTGatggtatttattatatttaacattgagcaaatatttaaatgccaAATTAAGTTCATAGGATAtatcaaaatttcaaattaattacagaatttcctcagaaagaaaaaatattttgtgagaTATATTGCTATGCGGTTAGTATTGGTCCCAGTATGGAAAAGTTTGCGCCTTGCACTTTGTAATGCCTGTTAACAAAAGTCTTGCAGAGCTAACGGCGATTCTAATCCCTGTGGTCGTAGATCGAATCCCTGTTCTGCACTAAACTCATTTAATACGCATTCATGTACAAACAATAAAGAATGACAAATAATTTACCTTTTCAATAAAGTATGGCTgccatgattttttttttctaatttttcaaCACAGAACTGGATCATTCACTACTAATCTTagacaatattttcttaacctgCCCTATGTGGAACtagaaatattcttatttagcAACAAcactttaatgtaaaaataattactaagtaCTGATAACATATTATCAAAACGAAGAGACTAGCTATATAtagctatatattatatatatatatatatatatatatatatatatatatataatatagctaGCTAATGAGGGCTAGTGCACTTTCTTTTTACCTCAATAtccttttttgtattttgcaaataaatccattttattttatttaatattatattgtgtacAATAAAGCTATTCATTCTttcaatttgtaatatatattctgtTTATCGTACTTGTTAATAGTTTGCTATGAATTGacgctattaaaaaataatcttacatTTTCTTACAAATGGGAATAGAATCTCTTCTCTCCTATCCCAGATTAAAGTGCGGGCAACGTATATTCAGATATTTTGCGTTTGACATTGTAATCAcgttttgcattttttatcataccGTGAGAGAATCATATAAGGTTACATGACTTGAATATAATATGGAATTAACGAAGATATATAAACCGATTTCAAtcagaaaacatttatttcaagtatTTTACTGGACGCCATTACAACTCAggtaaaaatttcatttattttttatttgacctTGAATTTTCTTGGGACAAAGGGCAgacatattttgatattttattttattgattagtaCAGAGtcctaagaaaaaatatttcaaattattttttctaatcccAAATTTcttgatataataaacaacTATGTTATGTTATTGAGAAAGCTGAGCCCGTTatcttcaatttttattatttacaaagactaaagtttaatgtattgtttgttttCCCCAGATAAGTTTGACTTTCTTATCATTTCATtcataacattataaatttgCCACTGTGTACTGTCTGTATATTGACAGTGTAGAGATACACGAGTAATCAATAGAAATCATACCAACCAATAAAATTAAGCTTGTTTCTtctattatactatttttttataaaatcaaccCTTTTCTATGAAACTTTAGCTTATATATTGAGgtaaaacagatttttaaaattgtatttatctgtacatttttatatgtaattttaataattcaagttATCATGAGATGGGGCGGGGTCTCAGCTTTTCGAATATAAACATCGGGGTTCGACTTGTTTTTcgtattcgaaatttaaatttcgtgtGTCGCAGGTCAAAATGAAGCTACTGATATTCTCTGCGTTCCTGGTGCTGGCTGCAGCAAACACCTACAGCCCTGACAATGACGACATAGATATTGAGTCTGTGGTATCTAACATTGATGTACTGAGGGATTTTATCAACTGCTTCAATGATATCACACCGTGTGATGAGGTGAAATCGGATTTCAAAAGTAAGTACTGGCTTATGTTTACAAAACTTTAAGCTAAaggcatattatatatacaaaatttcatagaTTCGCTTTATTCGTACGGATTCATGTTTGATTGTGTGATaagtgatttaaaataatcaatttaccTAGGTACTCCAatgtaatttgttaataagttcattataataagtgttataaaatttactctTTATCCTAATTAGGTGTTTACACCAATACCACTACACTTAACAGTTGAGCAgacatttctttaaattttttgaaaatcttTCTAGACtgtgttttaagtttttatattaaaaaaacatagtaTATAACGTAGTGGCACAAACAATGCGTGACCAcaatgcaaaataaataattatgattatacCTACGCTTGGTTGATAAcgtttttaagaataattgtaatagCTTATTTTGACTGTGTGCATATTAAGTGATATATCAAGGTTATCTCAAAATTAACCTTTACATGAACTCATAACgcgagaaaaataaacaataattttagaacatacaatatacaataatcgaatatttttattttatgaatatatgttgAATTAGTTAAACTATCCCCACTGCTACTATGTCTATAATTAAGTGTCTATAGTACGGTGAAAGAAGCATTGTTTGAAATGACATCGTAAAATCGATATAATTTCctaattagtctagctattcaaacgctgccagtatcttcggaaccttgcctgaagggactcctttttaataataataaatattagattttaaggtACTCaccaattattttagaattattttgtatttatttatcatttctttaatttaattcacttAATAAATATCGCAGTACAGCAAGAAAATGCTACCAGcgttaaagatatatttccgaattaaaattatgttatggactgtcacaaaaaataattgtctaaTTATTGGCATCAGATTTATGAtgcatgatcatttgtcaatctaataggcaagtaggtgatcagccttctgtaccTGACGCACATCCTCGACTTATTGCGTCTAAGGCAACCTGgtatcctcacgatgttttccttcaccgttcgaatattaaatacgcacatagaaattaagtccattggtgcacactTGGAAGCCACTAGCCCATTGCCCATAGACTGTcagatgtatttaaaataactcttATATTTCAGAGGATCTCCCAGAAGTTTTCGAAACATCCTGCTCCAAATGTACTGACAAACAGAAGCATATCTTCAAAAGATTCATTGACGAAGCCAAAGTGAAACTGCCTTCTGAGTACGGGATCTTCTTACAGAAATACGACACTCAGGGAAAATACATTCAACCACTTCAAGCAGCAATCTCTggtttttaaaagataaaaatggataataaatgttcttaattaatttatttgttttcgtgAAAATACAAACTTAAGgtgttaagatttatttatttattacgtaatcctacagctaacataaattatatataattacaaacaaatacactgaaaatatttccaaagatggaatacatgatacattttactgcaaaaagatttacaaaaggtaagaaacaaacaaaaagtattcattacattaataatttatctcctttaagacaataaataagaattaaatttacaaaaagtttCATTACTAAAAAGACGCgtgtgaaaattttaaaattaatactttagaCTCTCGGCGAAAACAATATGGTTTATTGCTACTGCATGACATcatctcaaataaaataaattgcagCTCCCTTCTGGAAAAGTTGCCTTTACTTGTGCCTACCAGACTCGTAATTGTCTCGTAACACTAACTCTGCAAAAAGTCAGTTTTGTATCGCCCGGACGTACGACCTATTTAAGTCTTGACTTGTTTAGGCTATGACGGAATATGGTTAAAAtgagtatgtatgtattatgaaaATCCATAGAGCATCACTTGCATCATGAGCATACTCCACATACACACATCCACGTCCTTACTATCACTTGTACATCACACACACAACACAGCTAAATTAGGTaccacttagttaaatgtattgtatatttcttgtaAGTTtccttttgttaatttttgaacctttttgttgttaaatgtatGATGTAGTCCACCTCTGGCTATATTTTCGGTGTGtctgtttgttattatatatattttagtgtatATGTAActgctgtaggattacgaaataaataaaaaaaacggtgTGCAAAACAAAATTCATGGCGATGCCACATTTCTGGTGgtcatttttatagatatagcGTTTCGTATATAACGGGGGCAAAGAGGGtaacctaatgttaagtgattctGCCacacatggacactcaatgcctaAAGATAGGGCAAAGAGCCAGAGGGTTcgagagtgcgttgccggccttttaagaattgttcttttattgaagaccctaagtcgaatggGTTCGGAAATAATTCAGTAAGCACtaagcagctggttccacaaagtggtggtgcgagGCAAAAACATCCTTGataaacgcgcagttgtggcaaaatacgaaattccacccgtatcacctcgacgtccaatGATGAAACTCACTTGccggtattaatccgaacaacgatgatgataataatattaatgatgaTGCTTATGTTAGTAAACTTATACACACTTACATACAATCAAATGCGCAGACAAAACGTAAtacaacattaaatttaactaaaaaaacaacCCATATAAGTCAACAAAACATAGAGTTCACGATCAGCATTTTTCAAGGTTAGTAATTTTGATGTTCATCTCCTTAACTAAAGGAagatacttaatattatttacttttgcacaaaaatgaatataaacatttaatttgctCTCCTAACATCGACTAAaacacttgattttttttacctttcaAGTACCTTCAATGAATAAAAGAAGATTTTTGCAGAAATTTTAACTAGTCATTACTTATCTACTGAATTCATTTATCTATTATGTATAcgcgtttaatattatttattttatttatttgcggTGATTCACAAAAGTTGTATGACAGTCGCTATGACTATTACGACACagattttttagttaaaaatccGCGGCTTCtcaagaaatatatcaattgcTTCCTCAACGAAGGGCCTTGCACTCCAATTGGAAAAGACTTTAAATGTAAGTAAACAGGCTCAAACATGGATTCAATATTTTagcaacataaattattattatttttcgcttttgtattttatgaattccACGATTGTCTTCTTCTTTAGTTTTGgctatacataatttatattagccGTGATTTTACCATggacattgccagaaggctcgcaagtgcgttttCGGCCTTTTACTCTCTCACTCCCTCtcatgtcctataaccccaaggtggggcagagggcatACACAGCGAGTCTCCATCGGGTTCGGTCTTGAGCCTCGTGTTTCACTTCGCTCCAAGTCTTACCAGCTCTCTTTGCCTCGTCCGCTACTCTACGGCCTTTTACGAATTGGTTTATTCTTCTCTTGAACGAACACGACTTAGTgtccctaagtcgaattggttcggaaatacttagtgggcagctggttccacataatggtaggcaaaaactgccttaagaaCCCTCAGTTGTGGACCGACTTTTAGGTGACACGGATGGTATTTAGTATTCTGCCTTGTCATCCGATGATGAAAACTCAGCTGCTGGTATTAAttcgaacaactcctctgaacactctccctGGTAAATGCCGTAGAAGATGCaaagagaccccacatctctgcACTGttacagatatatatatatataggtaacatatgCTGTTTATGTGTATAAGATATACaacgtatatt comes from the Pieris rapae chromosome 3, ilPieRapa1.1, whole genome shotgun sequence genome and includes:
- the LOC111001991 gene encoding putative odorant-binding protein A10 produces the protein MKFLVLVAIVAVALAEEDLEKAIADPQKLQSFVDCFLDRAPCTPGPANFKEMTPKAVATNCANCTPAQKHLANLFFTKLQQNLPQEYDNFVQKYDPKGEYMDSFLKSVQGA
- the LOC111001990 gene encoding putative odorant-binding protein A10; the protein is MKLLIFSAFLVLAAANTYSPDNDDIDIESVVSNIDVLRDFINCFNDITPCDEVKSDFKKDLPEVFETSCSKCTDKQKHIFKRFIDEAKVKLPSEYGIFLQKYDTQGKYIQPLQAAISGF